From one Alicyclobacillus acidocaldarius subsp. acidocaldarius Tc-4-1 genomic stretch:
- a CDS encoding proline iminopeptidase-family hydrolase, whose product MEAQTRIITLSTGHHVWTRRVGTSPIRMLLLHGGPGASHEYFEIFEPYLTKAGIELYFYDQLGSYFSDQPDDPSLWTLDRFRREVEEVRRALGLGDFYLLGQSWGGMLALEYALAHPHGLKGLIISNMTASIPSYVRYIQGLRQQLPKEIQEQLLAHEQRGDYESEAYQELLIEHLYKKHLCRLDPWPDAVVRTFAHMNQQVYHTMQGPNEFVVTGNFKDWDRWAHLRQVSVPTLVIGARYDTMDPADIEEMARRIPRARSAICPNGSHMSMWDDSGAYFGAIVGFVRDVEEGRV is encoded by the coding sequence ATGGAGGCGCAGACGCGAATCATCACGCTGTCCACGGGACACCACGTGTGGACGCGCAGAGTGGGGACGAGCCCCATTCGAATGCTTCTGTTACACGGCGGGCCCGGTGCGAGCCACGAGTACTTCGAGATCTTCGAGCCATATCTCACGAAGGCCGGGATCGAGCTATACTTCTACGACCAACTAGGCTCGTACTTTTCAGATCAACCTGACGATCCGTCCCTATGGACGCTCGACCGCTTCCGCCGTGAAGTGGAAGAAGTGCGACGTGCGCTCGGTTTGGGGGACTTCTACCTGTTGGGACAGTCCTGGGGTGGCATGCTGGCACTCGAATACGCGCTCGCCCATCCGCACGGGTTGAAGGGGCTCATCATTTCGAACATGACGGCGAGCATTCCTTCGTATGTGCGATATATCCAGGGGTTGCGCCAACAGCTTCCGAAGGAGATTCAAGAACAGCTGTTGGCGCACGAACAGCGCGGAGACTACGAATCCGAGGCTTACCAAGAGCTTCTGATTGAACACCTGTACAAAAAGCACCTGTGCCGCCTGGATCCGTGGCCGGACGCCGTGGTGCGGACGTTCGCGCACATGAACCAGCAGGTATACCACACCATGCAGGGACCCAATGAATTTGTGGTGACCGGCAACTTCAAGGACTGGGACCGCTGGGCCCATCTCCGCCAGGTCAGCGTGCCGACCCTCGTCATTGGCGCTCGCTACGACACGATGGACCCTGCCGACATCGAGGAGATGGCTCGTCGGATCCCGCGTGCGCGTTCAGCCATCTGTCCCAACGGAAGCCACATGTCGATGTGGGACGACAGCGGCGCGTATTTCGGCGCCATCGTGGGCTTCGTTCGCGACGTAGAGGAGGGGCGGGTCTGA